The genomic window CGCTTAGAGCCCTGCACTGAGATTAAGAATCTGACCCTACCAACTGTGCAGTGAAAACGCTCCAGGCAGCGTGGCAGAAATCTGCTGCCGCGTCACCATGAGAGATCTAAAACAACCTGTTAGAAATTCTAAATATTATTGAAGTCGCCGCTCCGGTGTGAAGAATTGAATGAGGTCATCTTGAATTTCAGAGAAGAAACTGCTTTTCCCAGGTACGCACTGTGCTGAAAAGCAGATATCAGCGCGAATCAGCAGCGATTTCAGAGAGCTGTGCTTTGACTTTATAGCTGCTGGAATTGGTTCACTttcaaatgtgaaataaaatcttTAGTATTATTCAATAAATTTGTTTGGGGGAAATTTGATTATGaaaacttttgaaaatgttttatttgaggGCCCACAATAACCTGGCGCCAGCCTGCCTTCCTTAGTCAGGATTGATAAATACacaaagaattattttttttttttttttttggttttgccaTTATCTGCTCTCGTActccaaataaatattacaacTGCTGTACAACCAACCAAACATTGTGTGTGGTTATGAGCAATGCaaaaagactatatatatatatatatatatatatatatatatatatatatatatatatatatatttctaatttcGCCAAGTTCAAGTTCTATAGTCAATCAATTAAGACTGATTTGTGATAATTTGCTTTCATTGATTAAAAAAGTGAGGGTTCTCTCTGGAGTCGTGATTATTACTaaattgaaatattatttaaactTATTCTTTCCCTCTTTCCTTTATGAAAGTGGGTTGCAGTGTTGCTTGGTCTTAAATATAACAAAGCAGCAGATCTTTTATTTGTCTGATTTGTTTGCAAgtagaattaataataataataggccaaATAAAAATTGCATTCTTTAAGATAACGAATTATGAGCAATTACTTAATTCAAATCTACAGGCATTCGCCACATGTTGGGGAGCAGTATCATTTGACAGAATGTTTGGAATGGAATTTTCAAGCACCCAAGAAGTGGGGTCATTTTATAACTACTGCACACCGTGAAATGTTTTACTGCACTTAAAATGTTATGTtcattttatgaaaacaaaacaaaaaaaacagcaccagctgAACTTGCTCACTGGGTGACACTCACAATCAACACAAACAGAAACTGTTCACTGCACATAGTTGTTGTGATATTAAAATCGGAatccagttgtttgtttttacactAACATAAGCTTGTCGTTGGTAAGGGCCAACACAACCATACTCTACCCCGGTTTAAAAAACGGCTGATCAGTGGCATTCGGTGCGAATGACCGGGGCGCTCAATGGTGTTCTCGCTGTAGCCGACCAGGTACCTGGTACAACTTTAAGCTAATGAAAGCTCTCCATTTCTTGGTTACCTCTGCACTTCCTGCGTCACTTCACCTTAGCAATGTGTTCTGTGTGACAGCAGgtcactggctgaaagcatgtcagtcaacagtgGAAGCAACCGATTGGTTGACAggcaagaagccagtgaaggggtggggacaatttcactctcagtgaaatgacccaggaattCTGAGAGTCTAAAAGCATGGCATGGAAATTTTAGCTTTCATTTAGAGTAGTAACAGAACAAATGAAAATTCATGTTTTCGATAacacgtttctttcaaaactgcacatttcagacctatataaatgaatgaatgtgcaGGGAAGAGACATTTCATGGAACAATTCTGTTATCTACAAAGTGTCAGAGTCACTTCCCTGGCACCAGTGCTGCATTTATAAGAGAGGACCTGAAACAACTTTCTAAAGCAACCTACCCAAGTCCCGGACAATCTCTTTCACCATGAACTTCAGCATGCCGCGGCTGTGCTCGGGGTGCAGGAACGACAGGAACTCCTCCTCATTCAGCAGCTGGTCAGCAGGGGGATTATCTGCCTGAAACCAGCGGTCCTTCAGGTTCTCCAGAACCTCCTGggctgaaaacaacaacaacacagacacTTCTATTCAGCAACGGGGCCTCATCTCGTCAGCTCCACAGCTTTGTGGATCACTAACCAGGGCACCCATAAAGCAACTCATTGTAAGTttgaacttttcatttttgtatccaTGCTGGACTGTATGTATATCCAGAGCAACATAGTTTCAGTGCAGTCGTATTTACTTTTTACAACACTCGTTAAGAGATCCTACTTTGATTCAAACCCAGGGAAAGTCATTCTCCGAATTCATGGTTTAATTTAAGCTCAAAGCACTTTCTTTTGCAGAACTATACTTGTTATCTAAAACAGAACTCTCCATGAACATGcatggagtgctgtggttattatttcactcatgagaaGAAACAACCCACTTCACCTATTTGGGGGTGCTTGTTGGTTATTAGACTATCCCCATTCGTGGAACAACCATAGTACTCCATGAACGTGTATCAGCTAATAGTCCAAACCAGCTACACTGATTCAGCTGCTGTCTAAAATGCAAAACATACGTTTTACTATTAGAAACAGATCTTAATGCTAGAAGGTCTTTGTTGCAAAACTAGAGGGCCCCCCCCCCAGGGATATTTGCTCTTCAAGCTTCCGCTCCTGCCTGCATTTGAAGGATCTAGCCACATGATGCACCATCAATGTCAATGAGATTGCTGTGTACATGCAAGTTATAGAATCTGAATTCTCAGGAAAGGATTCAAGATTTCCAATGTTTTCATTCATTATTAAACCAAAGCACGTAACTTGAAAGACCTGGACATGTCTATTTCGGTGGATGAGCGCTGAACAATTACAAATGCAGCTCATACAGTTCTACAGCTCTGACCTGTGGTCATCAAAGTTAAGAAGTCTGCAGACTGAACTTCAAACAACTGAAAAGATCCTGGAGCCTCTATTCAGACCTGACGGGCATCACTCCCTGTACAATGTAACTGTTTGAAGAAAATTGCATTTGCTATACTTTCAGCATTTGGGTCCATTTGCTTTGTGAGCAGATTTTCACACCTGAAGCTTGACCTCTGTCCTTCTCAAAGCCGACTGACACTGGTAAGTTTGCTTGCTAATTTCTAtgcattttaagtgttttaccATTACAAGTTATTAATATAATTTCAGTTTTGTCAACAGCATGCGTAACCTctaatttggggaaaaaaaacaaaaaaaacaatccgGCACACCACCATTAAAAGGTTGCTAACCAGACATATTATACTGGATGCAGAATTAGGCAAACCGATGTATACAAATACGAAGGTGGATGAAACCACAGCATGGCATTTGAACTTAGAAAACTGTTTCAGCAACTTAACAAGACTGCAGAATCACCACCTTACTTCCCCAGAGCCTCACATATTGCATGAGCTTAGCTGTGCAAGGCAAACCTAAGTGATAATAATCAAACTCATTTTCTTTTCGATAGTAGCATAGTTATATGCTACAACATTGCACTGACATCACGATATGCATTGTAGCAATGTAACATGCAATATAGTATTAATGTCATAAATATTAACTTTGGTAATCAAAACTTCTTGCAAAAATACAAACATGCCAGTTGTTGCAGTTTAATGATTCTTAGTTTACCCGCACAGCATTATTACTGcctcaagaaaaacaaaaaacatgcattgaTTCATACGACACATGGAAAATAATAAGCGTCAAAGTCGTGATATCTAGAGAACAGGTCAGATTTCTGGGGTCATGTGGTTAGCTGCAGTCACTTTAAATACTTGACTACTTACTTTCTTCATCAATTTTCAGCTCTTCgttgttttttatcttttctaCAACCTCCTTCTCGTTGAATCCTTTGCTCGCCAAAAACTTGATTCGATATTCATCCCAAGCAACATGGCCTGGAAACATTCAATAAAAAGGAATTTATGcgtaactgtttaaatattagcCAAGTGTTAAACTTTTACACTGTCTCTCTTGACAGAAATATGTAGGTCAAACACAGGTGTTACCCCTAGTGTTGTTTTACATAGTAGTAAGTGTATGCCAATTTATTTCGTATTCCACATTTACTTCAAGACTTTTTCATATAGTTACATGTTGAACATACATCAGAATCGAACATCGCTAATATTATAATTCAATGCAAAAACTGTACAAGGCAGACTGTATATCTGAGCCTTACTTTCATGTTACATTTCTCACAAATTAGCCTGTTATaacaatacagtttaaatgttattCAGACAGCAGAGTATAACAATAGACTGTTGCTGAAGACATGTAGTAGAACAACAAGGGAAACAGCACTCAAAAACAATGTACACAAATCAATTTAGAAAAAACACATGCTTCTCATTACATAtttatagtaccagtcaaaagtttgagtatacttgctggaaactaggtttttttcagaattgacaatgttttacgttgtatacgtttctgcaAATACTTGAAATTGCATTTGGTTAATAAgattcagcaggaaatcacccgacatgtcttcccagctcttctgcagcaattcccagagatgtagggcacttgtgggtagctttgctttgactcttctgtccagttcgtcccatacaagttctatgggattgaggtctggagactgagcaggccaggtcattagattgagttgtccttcactttccttctttgccagatagttcttgcacaactttgaggtgcgtttcgggtcattatcttgctgaagaatgaaggactgcccaactagccgtaagcctgatggaatggcatgcctctgaagtatgctggtTGAtagccatggacttggtaaagatcaccaactctgtcaccagcaaagcaaccctagaccatgacactgcctcctccatgcttgacagtgggaaccacacatgcagaactcatgcgctcactctctctgcgtcttacaaatactcggtggctggacccaaatatttcaaattttgactcattggtccgaCCTCATTGGTCCGACTCCTcaaaacgtccagtttctgtgttttctgacccaggcaagtctcttcctcttattctgaactcttaacaatggtttcgtTGCAGCAATTCTtacagttaggccagcttcacgcaatctcctcttaacagttgatgttgaaacatctgtactgcTAGTAGCATTTAGCCgagtttgtatttcaggggcagttaatcgccggtttcgcagacttgtgactcaaattaacttgtgccagtttcttcaaatcgtttgatggtcttggccacagcaattacagacacttgcgatttgtcttaaagattgaccttcatttcttaaagtaattacagactctttttttctttgtttaactgagcatattttgccattttctgctcccttacattcaggaatgacaaacttgtgcctgctacctatatttatagtaatcgtgGACCCTCACCTTAGGTTAATAAGGTAATATGCTAGTTAACtaagagaacatctaacaaaagacacttttatacttaggccagcgttctaacaccgtgttatacacatttcagacttttaactgacttgggcttcagactgaaatccctttgctttgggggaccatttaattgaaattgacaagatttacattttcatttaaaaatttaatttttgaatgcagttcacttatgattatcagcttatataagtacacgtatcatataatgaaatgtgtttatagacaagtttatacagttaaaagcatagataatcatgaaaaacctggtttcaaggtgtactcaaacttttgactggtactgtatatatcctGAATGACCCTTAAGGTGTGTTTAGACCACGACAGCGAAAACTGCAGTAAATGCAGAGGAGACGCATTACTTAACCCAACTGGTCATTCCACAAATAGGATACAATTTGTGTCCCTCTAACATAtttttgaaaagttttgaatGAACATTAAAACTAAACTTATCTGctgtttatatgtgtttttctaaaaataaagcacaatgtCAGTCatccaagtcatttttttatgtattaaaaacacTTGTCTAAGATCAGCATTCTGCCATGTCCCCAATCATGATCTTTCAACTTCTATTAAGCATATAACCCATAAAATCCAAACGTTCTCAAAATCACCAATAATATAAAGTCCACATTGTCTTCTTACAGTTCAGATACATATCGTTTTCTattaatctgtaataaaaaaatgcaatttattcgTGTCCCTCAATCCACTGTCAACCCTGTTACTATGATGAAACTCCCctataaaaaaaattgcactatTCCTCAAGTCATGCGATTCTAAGGAAGTGACATCATTTGCCCAACAGGAAGACAATGGTGCACAAACAAGTAAGTTGCTCCTCTTTtagacaattttttaaaatgttttatattgtttgacACAAGGGGACGAACATACCACGTCATCCCTGTTACCCTCAATTTATGTAGAAAACCatgacatttttacatttaaaatatgatcAATAGAATAATTTGATCTCTTTCTTAATGCACAACATGTGCTCCCATTACCTTTACCACATGGAGAGTAATGGCCGACCTTAGCCTTAAATGTCAACCCTGTTACTTTTTCCGGAGTAACAGGGTTGACAAATACATGAAAATGCAAATTACACAAAAGTTAGTGTATACAGGAAAATGGGCGTAAAAGGTCAGAGAGAGAATAAGGCTCCATGCAGAAAACAGGAGAAGTACAAAAAAAGGTACCATAGTTTACCGAGCAAAACTATCTCCACACTCAAAAGTGAAGCACATGCTAAGAAATGTCAACAAtcaaaaaaaaacctcctttACCACAATGCATTGCATTAGGCAGAAGTATCAACATTCAAGAAAACAAAGAGAGAAGCAGCTCATGGCAAAAATGGCTATGGGGAAGATATACAGGCTGCAGAAATTTGCATAGCATGCCATTTGTTTCTCTAGAAAGAGGTAGAAGAATTTTGAAGAAGATCCATATACCTTTTCAAGGCAAAGGAACAACCGTTTCACAGAAGATTTCAAAGGGAGTGCGAGGTCATTTTTATGTAAGGGATGATGTAAGTCGCGTGACGACAGGGAAGAAACAgaccaaaacacaaaaaaaggtcaaaatgcaaaaacagttcCTTGTTGACACGCTTAAAAACCTGCACAGGAAGTTCTTGTCAGAAAATGCCAAAGCAATTTCTTATTCACTCTTTTGTCACCTCTGTCCGTTTTGGGTTGTGCATCCAATCTCTGATCGGGGCACTTGCATGTGCAAATTGCATGAAAAGTTTACTTTTGTGGTCGACAAGCTACATCAGATGAAGCAGGTTACCAACTCCAACCTAAAATTCTAGTTGCTGCTAAACCCCTTTGCAGATGGGACTCCATTTGCATAACCATCTAATCAGTCATGTGAGGTTCAGCCCACTGCAAAGAATCAGTTTTACTAGCATGAATTCAAGATATTACAAATACAACTACTGGTAACGCTGGTCTGACTGCAGCCAGGCTATTGGAACGAGTTTGCGAGTTTGAATTAGGATTAGGTACCAAGAAGCAGCAGCCTTTTGTCTGTATCCGAACTGAAGTATAAATACAATCAGAAGGGTAGCCTGAGAATATTGCTTGTGCCAATAGGAGGTTCCTGGTGTATGCGTTTCTAAAGTCTGCCACAAAGTGGGTGTGATACAGCACTACTATGTGACAAAAATATGAGCCTACTGTTCTGTTAGGAACCTTTCACACCCTAAACAACAACAAGACTGGGGCAACGCTGCACCCTATTTATTGTGAATATGTAGCACAATCACAGCTCTACCAGGAAACAGAATTCATTACACCTTCATATAGCTTTGTGCATtggtctttatttttaaaacagataacCAGCCAAAACCAGGATTACTAATCTTGATCATCCAGTGTGGAcagtctaaaaaataaatagtacaatTCTGAAAAATGATGTTTCAATCCCTTACCATCACCATCAGGGTCAACAGCTCTAAAGTTCAGTTTGTTCTCCTTCACCGCTTCCTGGAAATGCTCCTCAGTCTTCTCCATGATCCATCGCTGCATCTCCTTAGCACTGACACTCTTATCCTTATTGATATCCACCCTGCACACAGATTAACAAACACCACATATGTATCTTGATCTGGTACCAGGACATTTGAAAAGTATACAATGGCAAGGATAGTGTTGATATTCATTTCAAAAGGTATGACGACATCTATTACTTGGACTATAACTAGGAAATCATTCACCGGTCAAATATTAAATTGAGTGAAAATCTTCAAATTAGTATTGGTCAACCTTTCCATATATGTAAATACAATCATGCAGAtcaagaaggaaaaacactgacaAAAGGCCAGGGTCAGATATCATTGGTAGATTACTGACTACTAGAATAAGTGACTTCAGCACAGTGTGCACAAAAGAAACCAGATTGACAATTCAACCAGCCACATGACTGGAGATGCCCAGCAATCAcctttcagaaacaaaatgtgtaaattagAATGACATACTTGGAGAAAATGTCTTTCAGTTTCTTCCTGTTTTTCCTGGGCTCTGAATCTTCTTCAAATTCCTCCAAGTCTTTACCCAGAAAGACTTCCTGGTGGAAATCTTTATTCAGGTGCCCGTCCATCTCCATCTTCAACCCATTCAAGTGGTCCGGAGGCAGGATCTCGTTCTCCTCCTTGCTGTTTAGGGATTTGTCTTTATGAGCTGACATATTGGCTGGCCTTGCGTTGACATCCATCATCAGAAAGATTAACAGCAGGGCCAGGTAGACTGAGCCCAGCCGGATAAGCAGTGCTTTTCCTAAGATCATTGTTGCTCTGCTGCACGGAGGAGATCCTCAACTATATTCTGATTACTGTGTACTgtctgagggggaaaaaaaagctgcaattaAAACTTTATACAGATACAATCCACCACTTctaacacattgtaaaacacacacatcttAAAAGGAATACACCAATACTATAAATGCAACACAAAAACCAGGACCAGATGGAAATTAGGTGGAGAGACATAGGACagaggagacacttcttcacacagaggggtgagggtatagaatggttgacctagtcatgttgttgaggctgaaaTCACTTGTATCCACAATGAtgcaacttgacaaagttttgagatcaatcagctactaggaaccagacaagcatgggccaaatggccttctcaTGTTTGTAAAAATATCAGCTATTGTTCCACTTGAAGAGAAATCTGAAAACCTTGCCTAGCCTGTATTCTATTGGGAGTTACGGGAGGTATGTCAAATGATTATACACAGTTATTCtgcaatctttcttttttttttttttaaatatcagagtgaccttatttttatcatttttctcaTGGATTAAAATATAGTGATGATTAGCCGCCAAAGGTAGGCACAGGTACCTGAAAACCTAGGTTCCAAGGCTGAGGCAATGCATTCTATCGTTTGACAACTATCGacagtcaagcctgtgcatcatTTTTCTGTAAagcgtttattttttattaattttggaaTCGTCAATTATTGTTTGTATTAAGCGCAGATTTTCTATGCTCCCCTCAGGTCTAACTCTCTGAATCTGCATGCaattgagctcaccttctccccctTGCCCTACCCTGCCCcttgtgagtgtttactgatgggattgcatCTGTGTAGGAGTCTTCAAAGTGACAGAGAAAGTTAGAGTTTTGCTAGAATTACAATTACTGTATCTACAGCTACAAATACAATGCCTTCcgatgtttggcaattattttctaaagtaaggcAGCAAGAAAgtaaaagtaaagaaagtaatgtttggaaTACACCGGTAACACAACTAATCTGCGTAACCATTTAATAAGATGGCAAACCACAAAACCTGCATTTACATCTGAACTACCTCGCAGtaaacatgaagaaaaacaaccacGATTGTTCCAAAAGTTTTATCTTTGGTCTGAAGTATTAAGCATCCTGGCAGCATCTGTCCCTAGtgagcaggtattcagtaatgctgggcagCTTGTAAGCAAGTTCCAGTCATtgcttacattaaaacaaaatgtggacactatcatgttccttaacacaattaaaatataagccatggacaacactCTTTTTACTAAACTGCCGTGGACAGCGATAACTTTTTTGGAGAACAGTAGATAGTGAAAAATTAGGTATTGCCCAAGTCTTACAAGGTTCCTGCCTATTGACTCAAGGAAgattatgatgaggttgtataatgcactagcAGTGCTGCACATACTGTGTTCAGTTCCACTAATCACATTTCAAAGGTACACTGCAGCCCTGGAGAGAGTGAAACGCAGAGCAAACAGACCGATCCTAGACCTTAAAGGAGTGTGCTTCCAGGACAGGCTGAGGAACCTGGAACAAAGGAATTAGGGGGGACTTGAATGAAGATCAACAGAGttgataaagcacagcacagcactgcactgcactgcaatcaGGACCAGCGGATTGATCTGGAGAGTGTGGAGACAGATTCAGGGCAGAGACTAATAGCACAATCTGTATCAATAAAACACTTATTTATGTTTGTCAGTTTTATGTAAAGCAGTTTTACTGTTAAAGCTGTATTTGCAGATGAGTCATAGCTGTAGTTGCTGTGTGCTGCCACCTCCTGTTCAAAGCAAATAAGCTATTATATTATCATGACTACATTTAGTGTTAGCACGCATATTCCTGCTACTGTCTGTGTTTAAAACATCAACAAATgattacagtaaataatattgccttctgttatttttaatgttgccATATAAACATACTGTAGAGCAAGATGTCATTTAGCAACTTTAAAACAGTTATAAACCTTGAGGTGCTTTTAAAGACTGCAAGGGAGTGCAGCTGAAGTGCCATTAAAAGGTAGGGAACATTTTGGAAAATTTCCAGTTGATACTGGATGCAAACTCCTGACCATTTCTGATCCTCAGATCCCCTTGCTATCCAATGTTACAGTAAATCTTAACAAGCATGTCCCTCACCAccactgtaaattcaaaatatgAGCCATCAGTAACACCAGGGTTATCACCATTATCTATATCCATGTATCAACTTgtaaaaatacagacaaacaggGGGGCTCTATAGATCTgctcagattctgatactcttcATAACCTGTGTCCAATTTCATAACATTAGACAGTTCTCTAGATGGACAGACAGCCTCCTGTATGCCCagactataaaacactcaataactttcCAAAGAaagtccttagcaagtttcatcacactagacaagtggttctctagatatatttaaaaatctaagTGGACAGACAGCTTACATAAAAGCAGACTTTCTGAGCCACTCAATTTGAGCTACAGGAGGTTCCTCAGCAATTTTCAGCCCTATTGGGTAAGCAGGAGATGACTATAGTGAGACCCAAGCAAAAACACACTACTATTCAAAAGGGTCATAAAGAGTCTGGAGAATGGTTCCATCccattacctttttattttctgtgaattCTTGAAAGAATGACTAGTCAGCTTCCCAGAAGTGCTTTCAAAATGGATTGTCAAGAGTTTACTTCCTCAAATAGTCAAGCAAAGAAACACTGCATTATTTATAGTGGCACTATTTCCTCATTTTTGCAGACTATGTTTAAGCAAACTGCTGAAAATGTTTGGCTATAGCTAAAGCAACAGTTATTTTCAAACATAGATGTTGGACCACATTCATAAAAATTAAGTCTCTTAGATTAAACAGGGAtttggaaaaatgaaaataaacttaaAGTTGAGAAGACctttcatgaactgcaaacttgatttaataagcaataagttcataaaaaaaaaacaaaaaaaaactgcggAACAAAGCATTCCTCAAATAATATGTCCTGTGCGATTTAGGTTTTGGCGTGCCATTAACAAGGTATTTATACACATACATGTAGGAGTATACAAAAGTAACAGCATCTTTCAAAATAGT from Polyodon spathula isolate WHYD16114869_AA chromosome 16, ASM1765450v1, whole genome shotgun sequence includes these protein-coding regions:
- the LOC121328593 gene encoding 45 kDa calcium-binding protein-like; the protein is MILGKALLIRLGSVYLALLLIFLMMDVNARPANMSAHKDKSLNSKEENEILPPDHLNGLKMEMDGHLNKDFHQEVFLGKDLEEFEEDSEPRKNRKKLKDIFSKVDINKDKSVSAKEMQRWIMEKTEEHFQEAVKENKLNFRAVDPDGDGHVAWDEYRIKFLASKGFNEKEVVEKIKNNEELKIDEETQEVLENLKDRWFQADNPPADQLLNEEEFLSFLHPEHSRGMLKFMVKEIVRDLDQDGDKKLTLSEFISLPVGTVENQQAQDIDDDWVRERRKEFQEVIDANHDGIVTEEELEEYMDPMNEYNALNEAKQMIAVADENQNHSLELVEILKYSEYFTGSKLMDYARNVHEEF